From Deinococcus yavapaiensis KR-236:
TGGCCCAGATTAACGTTGTAGGTACGGCCGGGAGTCGCACGATCGACCTCGACCTGCCCGAAGTGAACGTCGGCGTCCTGCACGACGTCGTGACTTGGCAACTCGCCAAGCGCCGCGCCGGAACGGCGAGCACGAAGACGCGTTCGCAAGTGTCGCGCACCGGCAAGAAGATGTACAGCCAAAAGGGCACCGGCAACGCCCGTCACGGCAACCGCGCGGCTCCCATCTTCGTGGGCGGCGGCGTGGCGTTCGGCCCCAAGCCGCGTGACTACGAATACACCCTGCCCAAGAAGGTTCGTCAGCTCGGCCTCGCGATGGCCCTCGCCGATCGCGCCGCGACCGGTAAGCTCCTCGCCGTCGACAGCTTCGGCATCGACGACGGCAAGACCAAGAGCTTCCTCGCTTGGGCCGCCCAAAACGGCCTCGACGGCTCCGAGCGCGTGTTCGTCGTCACGGACAACGAAATCGTGCGTCGTGCCGCGCGCAACCTGCCTTGGGTGTTGGCGCTTCCGGTTGCGGGCCTCA
This genomic window contains:
- the rplD gene encoding 50S ribosomal protein L4, producing MAQINVVGTAGSRTIDLDLPEVNVGVLHDVVTWQLAKRRAGTASTKTRSQVSRTGKKMYSQKGTGNARHGNRAAPIFVGGGVAFGPKPRDYEYTLPKKVRQLGLAMALADRAATGKLLAVDSFGIDDGKTKSFLAWAAQNGLDGSERVFVVTDNEIVRRAARNLPWVLALPVAGLNVYDILRHDRLVIDALVLTPASAPEGSEQ